Proteins encoded together in one Entelurus aequoreus isolate RoL-2023_Sb linkage group LG20, RoL_Eaeq_v1.1, whole genome shotgun sequence window:
- the LOC133636325 gene encoding up-regulator of cell proliferation-like, translating to MSTEEQKPTVLLDVISKLGLKKYYPNNLSLQSILEVNKSSTHEKAVLSVDEMPFHFLRKLFQINAGCRNCTPLLSSHEDDDYRFDTDLYTANDPSENTVHPLDLIVGLFLCADSFLQQEIALKMSLCQFSVPLLLPQTNSNQCTLMIWALREIVKEWCPHDMCQSRGFVEDNIVQAKIPFVSFVRLKNCSSSKSQFLNQVLSRGQQNQNMFIHRDMEGGALTRKLSNGLVEVCWFLPCGRENLDIFPEPVAFANLRGHICESHTQFAFLYEVSNAIFVFLDEFEEEEHHKLKALQDAKSKLYFVVVHKERVTDDVKKTLEELDVPKSNVKVKNSRANTAEFAKVICGAIKNSLCSIKSTMSIEDMAEKAVVLGLTVDENKTLDQKETAEKILRGVGVRSIPHFKKQQLPLQGEKWKRLSQLEKQECRMSNVGTGAVEHYKAQIQEEKIHIWKEQNKQQLSQGMHDFIKTLSTSNTERRNVFLKWMKFKFNSQSRDTLTRLRNTFKEQCKTNDAKLIAEIDQALLDTSLGVEHYMREMGLYYEVSFHSDIAMAKISHLPKVAAEMLLGGYSLELLDGVASNIPEKWVTDMLMELHKMVGGKSRLLVLTVLGVQSTGKSTLLNTMFGVQFPVSSGRCTRGAYMLFFKVGENTEKELGCDFILLIDTEGLKSPDLAQLEDSYEHDNQLATFVIGLSDVTIVNIAMENANEMKDVLQIAVHAFLRMKQIGKKTICHFVHQNVAGVSAHTRTLTDRKHLLDQLNQMTQIAAHMERTPGIQAFTDVLDYDVENNNWNIPGLWHGTPPMAPVNTGYSEAVSEFKKYLLETVRGKKQSKASNIPEFLQWMTSLWKSVKYENFIFSFRNTLVAHTYENLCKEFNQWEWEMRKEILSRQTAAESEVVNANNKNGLETLVMLKKTELAEEIESQKRKMKEKLADYYRKKDIHVSLIEKYKTDFFNSITSLSNEIQHSVNSNLEGALERNIALEKALDIIQEYSGRIEDRVMRLLSDCKDTQLSDDQLREEFDKMWAAATACVPALKKQEIPAAVLNQLRKNCSYRNVSEDLQHIKDLTSHGKAPFMTYMNHVDSIAEKFKHTLTGKLQIFANEVIATSTAFVVEQTKSNSDYHDSLSRDLLKMIDDLLLKHSRPVKFNIKFEIDIKLHICGFAAREFLLMHQKFLSNNDPQTQLEKYKPQYLSDFLDLYKQTDHCQRKAKDFVQFCIKPAIEDYLNRVLGIDIVDFILTSSHSVEYSSRCSFQYNIQKELLQKDDFDAFVKYILHYKMYVKDWIFEQILKEMQDNTLCNLKQKNLEVVVTKISNAIEESLKKVSDDNDNVPKLVSIMRTYLSKDIVILEDTVKRTLFQIKSTCQSFTQSFIASLSKLKETLHEEFSNIEDVPETLNKLAIKPQDELFKKVFGCGHQCPFCKIPCEAGGKEHKMHHAAVHRPQGLGQYRYNTDEVLVEDLCPSDVHGTCRFRHPDKAEVWVPYRDYSTIYPDWHIPPDPTIESSDYWKFVLVHYNERFAKEYQAKPAKVPEAWMKITRAKALEGLKDSFNKR from the coding sequence TTCTGTTGGACGTCATCTCCAAACTTGGGCTGAAGAAATATTATCCAAACAACCTCAGTCTTCAGTCTATTTTGGAAGTCAACAAAAGCAGCACACATGAAAAAGCTGTTTTATCAGTGGATGAAATGCCATTTCATTTCCTGAGAAAACTGTTTCAAATCAATGCTGGGTGCAGGAATTGCACACCATTACTGAGCAGTCATGAGGATGATGATTATAGATTTGACACAGACCTTTACACTGCAAATGACCCCTCTGAAAACACAGTCCATCCTCTTGACCTAATTGTAGGTCTATTTCTATGTGCAGACAGCTTCTTGCAGCAGGAAATTGCCCTCAAGATGTCGTTATGCCAGTTTTCTGTCCCGTTGCTGTTGCCCCAAACCAACTCCAATCAGTGTACCCTGATGATATGGGCTCTTAGAGAAATTGTCAAAGAGTGGTGTCCACATGACATGTGTCAATCAAGAGGATTTGTGGAGGACAATATTGTTCAGGCTAAAATACCATTCGTTTCCTTTGTAAGGTTAAAAAACTGCAGTTCATCTAAATCTCAGTTTTTAAATCAAGTTCTCAGCCGTGGCCAGCAGAATCAAAATATGTTCATACACAGAGACATGGAAGGAGGAGCATTGACTCGAAAACTGTCAAATGGTTTGGTGGAAGTTTGCTGGTTCCTTCCTTGTGGGAGAGAAAATCTTGACATATTTCCAGAGCCAGTTGCATTTGCTAATTTGAGAGGACACATCTGTGAGTCACATACACAGTTTGCTTTTCTTTATGAAGTGTCCAATGCAATCTTTGTATTCCTGGACGAGTTTGAAGAAGAGGAGCATCACAAACTGAAGGCTCTTCAAGATGCAAAATCTAAactctattttgttgttgtccaCAAAGAGAGAGTCACTGATGATGTCAAGAAAACACTAGAAGAATTGGATGTACCAAAAAGCAATGTTAAAGTCAAAAATTCAAGAGCAAATACAGCAGAGTTTGCCAAAGTAATTTGTGGGGCCATCAAGAACTCACTGTGTTCCATAAAAAGCACAATGAGTATTGAAGATATGGCGGAAAAAGCAGTTGTATTAGGTCTGACTGTGGATGAAAATAAAACTCTCGACCAGAAAGAAACTGCAGAGAAAATCTTGAGGGGTGTTGGTGTGAGAAGTATACCACacttcaaaaaacaacaactacctTTGCAAGGAGAAAAGTGGAAGAGATTATCACAACTGGAGAAGCAGGAATGCAGAATGAGTAATGTTGGCACTGGTGCTGTTGAGCATTATAAAGCTCAGATACAAGAAGAGAAAATACACATTTGGAAAGAGCAAAACAAGCAACAATTATCTCAAGGAATGCACGATTTCATCAAAACCTTATCGACAAGCAACACAGAGAGAAGAAATGTTTTCTTGAAGTGGATGAAATTCAAGTTTAATAGCCAATCTCGGGATACACTAACCAGACTGCGTAACACTTTCAAAGAGCAATGCAAAACCAATGATGCCAAACTTATTGCAGAGATTGATCAAGCTTTATTGGACACCTCATTAGGGGTAGAGCATTACATGAGAGAAATGGGACTTTACTATGAGGTTTCTTTTCACTCAGACATTGCCATGGCTAAAATATCACATTTGCCTAAAGTAGCTGCTGAAATGCTGTTGGGTGGTTATTCATTAGAACTGTTGGATGGTGTTGCCTCCAACATTCCAGAGAAGTGGGTGACAGATATGCTAATGGAGCTTCACAAGATGGTCGGGGGAAAGAGCAGGTTGCTCGTACTAACTGTTTTGGGTGTTCAAAGTACTGGAAAGTCAACCCTTCTCAACACCATGTTTGGTGTTCAGTTTCCTGTCAGCAGTGGTAGATGTACAAGAGGGGCCTATATGCTGTTTTTCAAAGTTGGAGAAAATACAGAAAAAGAATTGGGTTGTGACTTCATTCTCCTTATTGATACAGAAGGTCTGAAATCTCCTGATCTCGCGCAACTAGAAGATAGCTATGAGCATGACAACCAGCTGGCAACCTTTGTCATTGGCTTAAGTGATGTTACTATTGTAAACATTGCAATGGAGAACGCAAACGAAATGAAAGATGTCCTGCAAATTGCTGTTCATGCCTTCCTGAGAATGAAACAAATTGGGAAAAAGACAATTTGTCATTTTGTGCACCAAAATGTTGCTGGAGTTTCGGCTCATACCAGAACTCTGACAGACAGAAAACACCTCTTGGACCAACTAAATCAAATGACACAAATCGCAGCTCATATGGAGAGAACACCTGGGATTCAAGCGTTCACTGATGTGCTGGACTATGACGTAGAAAACAACAACTGGAACATCCCAGGACTTTGGCATGGAACCCCTCCAATGGCACCAGTAAACACTGGTTACAGTGAAGCTGTTTCAGAGTTCAAGAAATATCTTCTGGAGACAGTGCGCGGAAAAAAACAATCTAAAGCTTCAAATATTCCAGAGTTTCTACAATGGATGACGAGTCTGTGGAAATCAGTGAAGTATGAGAACTTCATCTTTAGTTTCAGAAACACACTTGTGGCTCACACTTATGAAAACCTGTGCAAAGAGTTCAACCAGTGGGAGTGGGAGATGCGTAAGGAAATATTGTCCAGACAGACAGCAGCAGAGTCAGAAGTTGTGAATGCCAACAACAAGAATGGCTTGGAAACGTtggtcatgttaaaaaaaacagaacTTGCTGAGGAAATAGAAtcacaaaaaagaaaaatgaaagaGAAACTGGCTGATTATTACAGAAAGAAAGACATACATGTAAGTTTGATAGAGAAATACAAAACTGACTTCTTCAATTCCATCACAAGTCTGTCAAATGAGATTCAACATTCAGTGAATTCGAATTTGGAAGGAGCCCTTGAGCGAAACATAGCTTTGGAAAAGGCTCTGGACATAATACAGGAGTACTCTGGCAGGATTGAAGACAGAGTCATGCGGCTTCTGAGCGACTGCAAAGACACCCAACTGTCTGATGACCAACTGAGAGAAGAGTTTGACAAAATGTGGGCTGCTGCTACTGCATGTGTACCTGCATTGAAAAAACAAGAAATACCTGCCGCCGTTCTCAACCAGCTGAGGAAGAATTGCTCATATCGGAACGTGAGTGAAGATTTACAGCATATTAAAGACCTAACAAGCCATGGAAAGGCCCCATTTATGACCTATATGAACCATGTTGACTCCATAGCCGAGAAGTTCAAACATACTTTGACAGGAAAGTTACAGATCTTTGCAAATGAAGTCATTGCGACATCAACAGCGTTTGTTGTTGAACAAACTAAATCAAATAGTGATTACCATGATTCTTTGTCACGTGATCTGTTGAAAATGATTGATGACCTGCTATTAAAGCATTCCAGGCCTGTCAAATTCAACATAAAATTTGAAATTGACATCAAACTTCATATTTGTGGATTTGCCGCAAGAGAATTCCTGCTAATGCACCAAAAATTCTTGTCgaacaatgacccccaaacacagcTGGAGAAGTACAAGCCTCAATATTTGTCAGACTTTCTGGATTTGTACAAACAGACAGATCATTGCCAACGCAAAGCAAAGGATTTTGTCCAGTTTTGTATCAAGCCTGCCATCGAGGATTACCTGAACAGAGTTTTGGGAATTGACATTGTAGATTTTATTTTGACAAGCAGCCATTCAGTGGAGTACAGTTCACGCTGTTCCTTCCAGTACAACATTCAGAAAGAGTTACTGCAGAAAGATGACTTTGATGCTTTTGTCAAGTACATTCTTCACTACAAAATGTATGTTAAGGATTGGATATTTGAGCAGATCTTAAAAGAAATGCAAGACAATACTTTGTGCAATTTGAAGCAGAAAAACCTGGAAGTTGTGGTAACCAAAATATCAAACGCAATTGAGGAGAGTTTAAAAAAGGTATCAGATGACAATGACAATGTTCCAAAGCTTGTAAGCATAATGCGCACATATCTGAGCAAAGACATTGTAATATTAGAGGATACTGTAAAACGCACTCTGTTTCAGATCAAAAGCACATGCCAGTCATTCACCCAAAGTTTTATTGCATCCTTgagcaagttaaaggaaacactcCATGAAGAATTCTCCAACATCGAAGACGTACCTGAAACCCTGAATAAACTTGCGATAAAACCACAGGATGAACTCTTCAAGAAAGTATTTGGATGCGGACACCAGTGTCCATTTTGTAAAATTCCTTGTGAGGCTGGAGGCAAAGAACACAAGATGCATCATGCTGCTGTGCATAGACCACAAGGGCTTGGACAATACAGATACAATACCGATGAAGTACTGGTTGAAGATCTATGCCCAAGTGATGTTCATGGTACTTGTAGATTTCGACATCCGGACAAGGCTGAGGTGTGGGTTCCATACCGGGATTACAGTACCATCTATCCTGACTGGCACATTCCTCCAGACCCCACAATAGAATCATCTGATTACTGGAAGTTTGTACTGGTACACTACAATGAGAGATTTGCTAAAGAGTACCAGGCCAAGCCAGCTAAAGTCCCTGAGGCCTGGATGAAAATCACAAGGGCAAAAGCCCTGGAGGGTCTGAAAGATTCTTTTAACAAACGATAA